The genomic stretch TTTTAAATTGTAGATACTATTTACTTCAAAAGCATTTTGTATCATATTTATTCTTTCTGTTTTACTATTTAAAGAGCTTAATGCTTTGGTTTCTTTTTTACGAATAATTATATCATCAATTAAATTTATATTTAGAATTTTTGATATATTTTTAGCAATGATTTCACTTTGATTGTACCCTCTTTCTAATAATCTCTTTTTTCCAAGGGGAACAAATGTAATGGCATCATATTTTAATATGTAGTCTTTATAATAATAGCTAAGCATTGCAGCAAAATCATGACATATTAAATATCTATGAGAAAACTTCATCTTATGAATAATATCTGCTGCATAATTTGTATAGTAAAGCATAGACTTACATTCATCAAAATAAATATCCTCATATTTACATAGGCATATAGAGTTTATATTTTCTAAAATTTTACCGCATCTTTGGCATCGTATATATTCATCTTTATGTATATAGTCTATTTTTTTATTGATGCAGTCTATGCATATGTAATTCATATTGCCGCTTTCTATAATATTTCCGCATATGATGCAGTGATTTGGAAATATTATAGATGCAATATTTGAATATAAGTATTTTATAATTTTTTTGTGCATTATTTTATTTGTATCATAGGAGTAACACCAGAGCCTGATACTTGAGGCATTT from Brachyspira murdochii DSM 12563 encodes the following:
- a CDS encoding ComF family protein; translated protein: MHKKIIKYLYSNIASIIFPNHCIICGNIIESGNMNYICIDCINKKIDYIHKDEYIRCQRCGKILENINSICLCKYEDIYFDECKSMLYYTNYAADIIHKMKFSHRYLICHDFAAMLSYYYKDYILKYDAITFVPLGKKRLLERGYNQSEIIAKNISKILNINLIDDIIIRKKETKALSSLNSKTERINMIQNAFEVNSIYNLKDKINLLIIDDVITTGSTLNEISKEIKKLKCINKIGVLTAARA